The DNA region AAGGTACTTGCCGCTTTTTACCCCTATTTAGCTCCACCCACTGACCATGGTGACCGCAGGCCATTGAAAGAATTCGAGACTTTCTCGTGGCCCAGATCAAAGCCTTGCGAtcccccaacatcaacgcccaaatcatccaacaacaaaatTTCATCAAGTTCAAGGACCTGTTTGGCTTCCTCAACCGTCACCAGCCAGTCCTAGCAGGGGAAATATGCCAAGCCtacctcaacaccatgaGGTGGTATTACCTCAACCAGTTCACCCGCTACGAAAAGGCGCTTCTAAGACTCAAGTTGCATGTCCTGGACAAAAACGACGTCCTAGGCCACGACGACAGCCCCACCACCCGCCGAACCACTCTtctatcctcctccaaactcgCCCCCGGCGCCCCTCCGCACGATGCTTTCAACCTCGGCCGGAGGATTGATGTCCTCAAAAATAACAACAACCTGGCCATCTCTTCTTACctcgccgaggaggacaCCTCGACTCACTACCTGGAGACGGTGTTCAGAAACTTCAACCTGGCGCTGATAGACAACGCCACGGCGGAATATACCTTTTTGGCAGGGTTCTTCTCCCCAGCCCTATCGTACGGCACGATAAGCAGGCACTTTACTCAGATATTCGagcccaccttctccctcggGCAGCAGCTCACCCGACAGCTCGTGTCTGAAACATACGATGGGCTGGGTGTCCTGTTGTGTCTCCGGCTCAACCAAAAATACGCGTTTGAACTCCAGCGTCGCCGGATCCCGTCGGTGGACTCTTATATTAATGGCACGGGCATGGAGCTCTGGCCGAGGCTGCAGTCCATCATGGACGCGCATCGGGAGTCGGTCAAGACTTTCACTAACGGTTTGGGCACGAAGCAGCCGACGGCTGCGGTGGCCAAGGCGGCGAGCGCGGCGCCGCATGTGGTGACGCAGAGGTTTGGGCAGCTGTTGCATGGGATACTGGCTTTGAGCACGGAGGCTGGGGATGACGAGCCGGTGGtggcgagcttgaggaggttggggggggaggtggagaggtttttggaggggtggagcAGGACTcggtttggggaggtggagggacggaaggggaggaggtttttgtATAATAATtggagcttggtgttgactattcttggggatgtggcgctggagggggaggggaagatgggaagggagtttgtggggtgggtggaggggttgaaggggaagTACCAGGAGGATGGTTGAGGGGTGTGAAGTTGGTTGGTGGAGTGGAATGGTACAAGACCTAGGTAGGTTTGTTATAGTCAAAAGAATGGGATGTGAATGATATTGGTTCAGCAGAGCTATTGAATTGTATTATGACTTCTTTGGAACAGAGCTGGATTTGTCTTTGGTGGCCCGATTGCGTGCTGAGTCTTGCCGCGGTTGCAACCCGGTCCCGGGTATTTCTGGAAGTTGTGGAGGACTGGAGAAGGCATTGCCCCCTGAGCGGACGCGGGATTCCCGTCCCAGGGGATACCACCAAGCATTTTGGTGGCTGTTCTCGGCAGATTCTTGGTGAGCTTGTTTTCTCGTCCGTTGGTTTATTTTTGTCCATTTTGCCTGGGCAGCATGTGCCGAAATCCGAACAGATTGATTGCTTTCTTTCAACACctgttgctgatgagatgCGGAGGTTCTCACTTTCTTGAACAGGATAGCACTTATGTTGTTGTT from Podospora pseudocomata strain CBS 415.72m chromosome 3, whole genome shotgun sequence includes:
- the VPS52 gene encoding Vacuolar protein sorting-associated protein 52 (COG:U; COG:Z; EggNog:ENOG503NUU5; BUSCO:EOG092621GA); amino-acid sequence: MWLDRFAAQQQPGRNNSPPPSNRSSPLPRRTSRSGGISPYTTSQQQRPGISPRGSSLSLVSNDSSSSLLASSRRANGSALRQSTTVDDAPDPEEVLARILGPLSVDVSPAQHSSSTGITEEDLELEFDFGGLSLRELAESDDADQLETVDTYRPQTVEDFERDKAKFEELHRSIRACDDILNSVETNLTSFRNDLAAVSADIESLQARSTALNVRLENRKAVEKALGPIVEELSVSPMVVSKIAEGHIDEAWIKTLAEVDKRAMAHKKNSQQQTQNKALADTGPLLEKLVLKAIERIRDFLVAQIKALRSPNINAQIIQQQNFIKFKDLFGFLNRHQPVLAGEICQAYLNTMRWYYLNQFTRYEKALLRLKLHVLDKNDVLGHDDSPTTRRTTLLSSSKLAPGAPPHDAFNLGRRIDVLKNNNNLAISSYLAEEDTSTHYLETVFRNFNLALIDNATAEYTFLAGFFSPALSYGTISRHFTQIFEPTFSLGQQLTRQLVSETYDGLGVLLCLRLNQKYAFELQRRRIPSVDSYINGTGMELWPRLQSIMDAHRESVKTFTNGLGTKQPTAAVAKAASAAPHVVTQRFGQLLHGILALSTEAGDDEPVVASLRRLGGEVERFLEGWSRTRFGEVEGRKGRRFLYNNWSLVLTILGDVALEGEGKMGREFVGWVEGLKGKYQEDG